From the genome of Mycoplasma anserisalpingitidis, one region includes:
- the gyrA gene encoding DNA gyrase subunit A, with amino-acid sequence MAEKEKNNLLENEQEVNEQELEFITDDDFEDEEQSIVFKKKPKIIKEEEEEEIPQNDENYVIQSQIIDEGIDGLQPRELDTEIKTSFLEYAMSVIVSRALPDARDGLKPVHRRILYDMSELGITHSTQHRKSARIVGDVLGKYHPHGDTSVYEAMVRLAQDFSMRYPLVDGHGNFGSIDGDGAAAMRYTEARLSKVASLMLDGIKKDTVDFMDNYDATEKEPTVLPSKFPNLLVSGVSGIAVGLATEIPPHNLTETINATIALAKNPELNTLELMEYVKGPDFPTGATILDIDAIYTAYDTGRGSIPMRSNCEVEEFASGKSRIVVTEIPYGIRKTTIIEKIAKLHKENVIQGISEIRDESNREGIRLIIEIKKGFNPNIILNMLYTKSVLQSNFNVNMVALVEGEPRTITLKEALEIYLKHQKDVTTRGLKFDLNKAEDKLHILLGLKIAIQFIDEVIEIIKKSKTDAEAQEKLSAKFELSERQTKAILDMSLRKLTGLNVEKNDEEISELEAEVAKIKEILSDENKLVDLIINELEEVKKQYGDGRRTKVDPTSSRKISNESLIPENDIVITLSVKGYVKRMNLDEYREQKRGGKGSYSAKTYDDDDISLILQTKTHTDLLLFSNFGKVYKKRGHEIQEGNKQSKGIPFINLIPTLRVNEGEKIISILPVDSYDQDKFLTTITKNGIIKKTDLTLFSNINRAGLNAFKLKDENDELLTAFIVDEESTILVANNTNNAIRFKSSDVRAMGRNAVGVKAMNLDENTIVSASSENDGDYILSIGSEGYGKLTHKDDFRITRRGGKGVTAINGDKAGNLIFAKFVSKEDQALIITKLGLTIRLNLENVSVTSRNTKGVKIIDIKNNDEIVSVEIIKSDQISENELN; translated from the coding sequence ATGGCTGAAAAAGAAAAAAATAATTTATTAGAAAATGAGCAAGAAGTTAATGAGCAAGAGTTAGAATTCATCACTGATGATGATTTTGAAGATGAAGAACAATCTATTGTTTTTAAAAAGAAACCAAAAATCATTAAAGAAGAAGAGGAAGAAGAAATTCCACAAAATGATGAAAATTATGTTATTCAATCTCAAATAATCGATGAAGGTATTGATGGACTTCAACCAAGAGAACTTGACACAGAAATTAAAACGTCATTCTTAGAATATGCTATGAGTGTTATTGTTTCTAGAGCACTTCCTGATGCTAGAGACGGTTTAAAACCAGTTCATAGACGTATTTTGTATGACATGTCTGAATTAGGTATTACACACAGTACACAACACCGTAAAAGTGCCAGAATTGTAGGGGATGTACTTGGAAAGTACCACCCACATGGTGATACATCAGTTTATGAAGCGATGGTAAGATTAGCTCAAGACTTTAGTATGAGATACCCACTTGTTGATGGACATGGAAACTTTGGTTCTATTGATGGTGATGGCGCAGCTGCAATGCGTTATACAGAAGCTAGATTAAGTAAAGTAGCTTCTTTAATGTTAGATGGTATTAAAAAAGACACTGTAGATTTCATGGATAACTATGACGCCACTGAAAAAGAACCTACAGTTTTACCATCAAAATTTCCTAACCTTTTAGTTAGTGGTGTTTCAGGTATAGCGGTAGGTTTAGCTACAGAAATTCCACCACATAATTTAACTGAAACCATCAATGCAACTATTGCACTTGCTAAAAATCCTGAATTAAATACTCTTGAATTAATGGAATATGTTAAAGGGCCAGACTTTCCTACTGGAGCGACTATTTTAGATATCGATGCAATTTATACAGCATATGATACTGGTCGTGGTTCAATTCCTATGAGAAGTAATTGTGAAGTAGAAGAATTTGCCAGCGGTAAGTCACGAATTGTTGTTACAGAAATTCCTTATGGAATTAGAAAAACTACAATTATTGAAAAAATCGCTAAACTTCATAAAGAAAATGTAATTCAAGGTATTAGTGAAATTAGAGATGAATCTAATAGAGAAGGTATTAGATTAATTATTGAAATTAAAAAGGGATTTAATCCTAATATTATTCTTAATATGCTTTATACTAAATCAGTTTTACAATCTAATTTCAATGTTAATATGGTTGCGTTAGTTGAAGGTGAACCTAGAACAATTACCCTTAAGGAAGCTTTAGAAATTTATTTAAAACACCAAAAAGATGTAACTACTAGAGGACTTAAATTTGACTTAAATAAAGCTGAAGATAAATTACATATTCTTTTAGGTTTAAAAATTGCTATTCAATTTATCGATGAAGTAATTGAAATTATTAAAAAATCAAAAACTGATGCTGAAGCTCAAGAAAAATTATCAGCTAAATTTGAGTTAAGTGAAAGACAAACAAAAGCAATTCTTGATATGTCGCTTAGAAAGCTTACTGGCTTAAATGTTGAGAAAAATGATGAGGAAATCAGCGAACTTGAAGCGGAAGTTGCTAAAATTAAAGAAATTCTTTCAGACGAAAATAAATTAGTTGACTTAATCATTAATGAACTTGAAGAAGTTAAGAAACAATATGGTGATGGACGTAGAACTAAAGTGGATCCAACAAGTTCAAGAAAAATTTCAAATGAATCATTAATTCCTGAAAATGACATTGTCATTACATTAAGCGTTAAAGGTTATGTAAAAAGAATGAATCTTGATGAATACCGTGAACAAAAAAGAGGTGGAAAAGGTTCATATTCAGCAAAAACTTATGATGACGACGACATTTCATTAATTTTACAAACTAAAACTCATACAGATTTATTACTTTTTAGTAACTTTGGAAAAGTTTACAAAAAAAGAGGTCATGAAATTCAAGAAGGGAATAAACAATCTAAAGGAATTCCTTTTATTAACTTAATCCCAACCTTAAGAGTCAATGAAGGTGAAAAAATTATTTCAATTCTTCCTGTAGATTCATATGATCAAGATAAATTCTTAACAACAATAACAAAAAATGGAATTATCAAAAAAACTGATTTAACTTTATTTAGTAATATTAATCGTGCCGGATTAAATGCCTTCAAACTTAAAGATGAAAATGATGAACTTTTAACTGCATTTATAGTTGATGAAGAATCAACAATTCTTGTTGCAAATAATACTAATAATGCAATCAGATTTAAATCTTCAGACGTTAGAGCAATGGGTCGTAATGCTGTTGGGGTTAAAGCTATGAACTTAGATGAAAACACTATAGTTTCAGCCTCATCTGAAAATGATGGTGATTATATTCTTTCAATTGGAAGTGAAGGATATGGTAAATTAACTCATAAAGACGATTTTAGAATAACCAGAAGAGGCGGAAAAGGTGTTACTGCTATAAATGGTGATAAAGCAGGAAACTTAATTTTTGCTAAATTTGTTTCTAAGGAAGATCAAGCGTTAATTATTACTAAACTTGGATTAACAATTAGATTGAATTTAGAAAATGTAAGTGTAACTTCAAGAAATACTAAAGGCGTTAAGATTATTGACATTAAGAATAATGACGAAATTGT
- the trmB gene encoding tRNA (guanosine(46)-N7)-methyltransferase TrmB, producing MRIRNNPKAPFTLENSDFVVKEFPFVLKENDVLEIGSGKGEMICKMAQLNPEIRYIAFEKFETIAAIIVKKINECQLKNLFVICKDAATINELIKGKTNNIWLTFSDPWPKKRHAKRRLTNRKFLKQYQELLTIDGILKFKTDNDKLFEYSIEELNEQKWEIINITNDLHNSKFNIGNVRTGYEQKFASLGKNINYLEAKKPE from the coding sequence ATGAGAATTAGAAATAATCCTAAAGCACCGTTCACGTTAGAAAATAGTGATTTTGTAGTAAAAGAGTTTCCATTTGTGTTAAAAGAGAATGATGTGTTGGAAATTGGTTCTGGTAAAGGGGAAATGATTTGCAAGATGGCTCAGTTAAACCCAGAAATTCGTTATATTGCATTCGAAAAATTTGAAACGATTGCTGCAATTATTGTTAAAAAAATTAATGAGTGTCAACTCAAGAATCTATTTGTTATTTGTAAGGATGCTGCAACAATTAATGAATTAATTAAAGGTAAAACAAATAATATTTGACTAACTTTTAGTGATCCATGACCTAAAAAAAGACATGCTAAAAGAAGATTAACTAACCGCAAATTTTTAAAACAATACCAAGAATTATTAACAATAGATGGAATACTAAAGTTCAAAACTGACAATGATAAATTATTTGAATATTCAATTGAAGAATTGAATGAACAAAAATGAGAAATTATTAATATTACTAATGATTTACATAATTCGAAATTTAATATTGGTAATGTTAGAACTGGATATGAACAAAAATTTGCTTCACTAGGAAAAAATATAAACTATTTAGAAGCTAAAAAACCTGAATAA
- a CDS encoding MAG6790 family protein, producing MYKYKAVLVSSREKVAEANTLMELEGQIKSFRRGQKRGEHTRANEKIEIIHTERNNLEGKRNSKEEILKVV from the coding sequence ATGTATAAATACAAAGCAGTTTTAGTTTCATCAAGAGAAAAAGTAGCGGAAGCTAACACATTAATGGAACTTGAAGGTCAAATAAAATCTTTTAGAAGAGGTCAAAAGAGAGGTGAACACACGAGAGCAAACGAAAAAATCGAAATAATTCACACTGAAAGAAATAATTTAGAAGGTAAAAGAAATTCTAAAGAAGAAATATTAAAAGTTGTTTAA
- a CDS encoding MYPU_1760 family metalloprotease, with product MKKSKKIILWTLIGALLGTSGILISFGIAKVLTEQMLNQKKSYITVNKNKSDDYNIDSKLINEYIFDNNSKSSDNYNNEYLIFNKNDEKIKHTEFKYDKQFNAQKVIEYIDPYTKIKFVDFCYYQDENGPRFLLGENGLKYLAREFKNKIPFGPEVFNLNAIHINDFNIVDNSVRGLFISNVNTIYINADFLAENGYDIETKVQNIIPTIFHEYLHYWAKTYAEVGINSDSTELNKNTILISTKSVEGNLTSTWNSYFVDNFKEQLGYNSTKKYPEINNNNSLFANLSLNDLWKIANENLSLNYPEKSYFISQIGKNIDDSYIFDIKNESIKYYYSIDELIPRELTKYFFIPYYFPYEESPIKDSTTYKNLIYRSSWYGLESLTYHNRIYYNDFIPNSLYVDYSKTLLNPVVKSPASNLFSTNKNISLVYENYLQTDVNKAKEFYKLLLETMGYGKTISQIVNVQKNSTSKINPSDDTVAIEPNDTMKIKLMGYLPIDSEYKGFVFESNDLSNPYILAEFETHEIFRFQGYVGSIFNRKNKDKNFNLNPSDVDYKDEFKSYITKEFIDSTKIKNSSVIHYWLDKNNDGQFQNDEIVDDIITLPQNRDVVSEVYDLNEKNSYIIIKNKTNLEDKDSTQSVRIFNY from the coding sequence ATGAAAAAAAGTAAAAAAATTATTTTATGAACTTTAATAGGTGCATTATTAGGTACATCAGGGATATTGATAAGTTTTGGAATAGCTAAAGTTTTAACTGAGCAAATGCTAAATCAAAAAAAGTCATATATAACTGTAAATAAGAATAAATCTGATGATTATAATATCGACTCAAAATTAATTAATGAATATATATTTGATAATAATTCTAAAAGTAGCGATAATTATAATAATGAATATTTAATTTTTAATAAAAATGATGAAAAAATAAAGCATACTGAATTTAAATATGATAAACAATTTAATGCTCAAAAAGTAATTGAATATATTGATCCCTACACAAAAATTAAATTTGTTGATTTTTGCTATTACCAAGATGAAAATGGGCCAAGATTTCTTCTGGGCGAAAATGGATTGAAATATTTAGCAAGAGAATTTAAAAATAAAATTCCTTTCGGTCCTGAAGTGTTTAATTTGAATGCGATTCATATTAATGATTTCAATATAGTTGATAATTCTGTTAGAGGGTTATTTATTTCAAATGTTAATACTATTTATATTAATGCAGATTTTTTAGCTGAAAATGGTTATGATATAGAAACAAAAGTTCAAAATATAATTCCAACTATTTTTCATGAATATCTTCATTATTGAGCTAAAACTTATGCTGAAGTTGGTATTAATTCAGATAGTACAGAATTAAATAAAAATACAATATTAATCAGTACAAAAAGTGTCGAAGGAAATTTAACTTCAACTTGAAATAGTTATTTTGTTGACAATTTCAAGGAACAACTTGGTTATAACTCAACAAAAAAATATCCTGAAATTAACAACAATAATAGTTTATTTGCTAATTTGAGTTTAAATGATCTTTGAAAAATAGCTAATGAAAACTTAAGTTTGAATTATCCAGAAAAAAGTTATTTTATTTCTCAAATTGGTAAAAATATTGATGATTCTTATATTTTTGATATTAAAAACGAATCGATAAAATATTATTATTCAATCGATGAGTTAATTCCTAGAGAATTAACTAAATATTTCTTTATTCCTTACTACTTCCCTTATGAAGAAAGTCCTATTAAAGACTCAACTACATACAAGAATTTAATTTATAGAAGTAGTTGATATGGTTTAGAATCGTTAACATATCACAATAGAATTTATTATAATGATTTTATTCCAAATTCATTGTATGTAGATTATTCAAAGACATTATTAAATCCTGTTGTAAAATCTCCAGCAAGCAATTTATTTAGTACAAATAAAAATATTTCATTAGTGTATGAAAATTATCTGCAAACAGACGTAAATAAAGCTAAAGAATTTTATAAATTACTTTTAGAAACAATGGGATATGGTAAAACAATTTCTCAAATTGTTAATGTTCAAAAAAATAGCACAAGCAAAATTAATCCAAGCGATGATACTGTCGCTATTGAACCTAATGATACAATGAAAATTAAATTAATGGGTTATTTACCAATTGATTCTGAATATAAAGGATTTGTTTTTGAATCAAATGATTTGTCTAATCCATATATTTTAGCTGAATTTGAGACACATGAAATTTTTAGATTTCAAGGATATGTTGGTTCAATATTTAACAGAAAAAATAAAGATAAGAATTTTAATTTAAATCCTAGCGATGTTGATTATAAGGATGAATTTAAGTCTTATATAACTAAAGAATTCATAGATAGCACTAAAATTAAAAATTCTTCAGTAATACATTATTGGTTGGATAAAAACAATGATGGACAATTTCAAAATGATGAAATTGTTGATGATATAATAACTTTACCTCAAAATAGAGATGTTGTTAGTGAAGTTTATGATTTGAATGAAAAAAATAGTTATATAATAATTAAAAATAAAACAAATTTAGAAGATAAAGATTCAACTCAAAGTGTAAGAATCTTTAATTATTAA
- a CDS encoding DUF402 domain-containing protein, with protein MHVKINDLRVGTILKVQAYKFNGLLYRQWNQAKIIYNNEKHIVLILYKTKVTELNGAGWVYKEPVIWFMPKKQNFNCLILIKKNGFYRYINLASTPIFEDDTIKFIDYDLDVKCYPQKKLKIVDRDEFNTNGKIMKYPDVLKNKILDELSNVIKMYNNFQYFFSDDIIKYYLKIAENDKIMLNIKNYLIPVIKNKTINLNNKMYQKNNNKKTYNKKAKFINFTVRNA; from the coding sequence ATGCATGTAAAAATAAACGATTTAAGAGTAGGAACTATTCTTAAAGTACAAGCATATAAGTTTAACGGCCTTTTATATAGACAATGGAATCAAGCTAAGATCATTTATAATAATGAAAAACATATAGTTTTAATCTTATATAAAACTAAGGTTACAGAATTAAATGGAGCGGGTTGAGTTTATAAAGAGCCTGTTATATGATTTATGCCTAAAAAACAAAATTTCAATTGTTTAATTCTAATTAAGAAAAATGGATTTTATAGATATATCAATTTGGCATCAACACCAATTTTTGAAGATGATACAATCAAATTCATAGATTATGATTTAGATGTTAAATGTTATCCACAAAAAAAATTAAAAATAGTTGATAGAGATGAATTTAATACTAATGGTAAAATTATGAAATACCCCGATGTATTAAAAAATAAAATTTTAGATGAGTTATCGAATGTTATTAAAATGTATAATAATTTTCAATATTTCTTTAGCGATGATATTATCAAATATTACCTTAAAATTGCTGAAAATGACAAAATAATGTTAAATATTAAAAATTATTTAATACCAGTTATTAAAAACAAGACCATAAATCTTAATAATAAAATGTATCAAAAAAATAATAACAAAAAAACTTATAATAAAAAAGCTAAGTTTATTAACTTTACAGTCAGAAATGCCTAA
- a CDS encoding carbohydrate ABC transporter permease: MFELKLKWQNILIKRRLRKNKEKVSGQVRESSLFNVASISLLKLLLLCLFGVIILFPFFLMISFSFFSWDEALNLKNDFRILPSFNDSDFKIDGKDVPLTWSEGIRFNYMTAIKNEGYWTAVSITGLNVLLSVVLKVFITILMGYAFSLRNWRGKEFVWFCALALLVLPEVALLSGQYKVVRDTRMNETTVGFLFTIALPFVASIFNATMYKNAFESIPGRIKEVALVDGAVGAKYLFKIAIPMVTPTTWTIVILTAIASWNTYLWASIVVFGDSDNLKVVSVWLFKAGLVYNGDEPMTLQSIKMAGAILVNIPMFIAYFVFRKRIMNAVSRQGSTIKG; encoded by the coding sequence ATGTTTGAGTTAAAGTTGAAATGACAAAACATACTAATAAAGAGACGCTTAAGAAAAAATAAAGAAAAAGTAAGCGGTCAAGTTAGAGAAAGCTCGTTATTTAATGTCGCATCTATTTCACTCCTTAAATTATTACTTTTATGTTTATTCGGTGTAATAATTTTATTCCCATTCTTCTTAATGATTTCATTTTCATTTTTCTCATGAGATGAAGCATTAAATCTAAAAAATGACTTTAGAATTTTACCTTCATTTAATGATTCAGACTTCAAGATAGATGGGAAAGACGTACCATTAACTTGAAGTGAAGGTATTAGATTTAACTATATGACTGCTATAAAAAATGAAGGTTATTGAACAGCAGTGTCAATAACAGGACTAAATGTTTTACTTTCAGTTGTACTTAAAGTATTTATCACAATTCTAATGGGATACGCTTTTTCCCTTAGAAACTGAAGAGGTAAAGAATTTGTTTGATTCTGTGCTTTAGCACTTCTAGTTTTACCTGAAGTAGCTCTTCTTTCTGGTCAATACAAGGTTGTTCGTGACACTCGTATGAACGAAACTACAGTAGGATTTTTATTCACAATCGCCTTACCATTCGTAGCTTCAATATTCAATGCAACTATGTACAAAAATGCTTTTGAATCAATTCCAGGCAGAATTAAAGAAGTTGCTTTGGTTGATGGAGCTGTTGGTGCTAAATATTTATTTAAGATTGCCATCCCTATGGTAACACCTACAACTTGAACTATTGTTATTCTTACAGCTATCGCTTCATGAAATACATATTTATGAGCCTCTATTGTAGTGTTTGGAGATAGTGATAATCTTAAAGTTGTTTCAGTTTGATTATTCAAAGCGGGTCTTGTTTATAATGGTGATGAACCAATGACACTTCAATCTATTAAAATGGCAGGTGCAATTCTCGTTAACATTCCTATGTTTATTGCATACTTTGTATTTAGAAAAAGAATTATGAATGCCGTTTCTAGACAAGGTTCAACAATTAAAGGATAA
- a CDS encoding carbohydrate ABC transporter permease, with product MKLKSNSSYAKIGEKFKPLFNWSLRKQSVSKSNVSTTVLDKRTPFYVPFILLLPALILIFMFTIVPMIYNIINSFSDSVTLKFTLKNYIQTFSSLEYAIGFRNSFIYGILVLPFVLMISLVISSVIAKLYRKWARGFWQTVFFMPYITNGVAISLTFIQVFEQKGVLNQIIGTDIAWLKEGSPDGFHAVIALIINGVWSGLAFNILIFTTAMLSVDKNLYHSASIDGTGGVKQFFSITLPSIKSTINFLITLGIIGGIKVFPLALFENKPTDATANGASTLMLYIYQKTQEGNIYISGASSIALFIIGVTFSSIIRGGFFAAQTTLNYLGERNVWVKVEMTKHTNKETLKKK from the coding sequence ATGAAGTTAAAAAGTAATTCTTCTTATGCAAAAATTGGTGAAAAATTTAAACCTTTATTTAACTGATCGCTTAGAAAACAATCAGTTTCAAAATCGAATGTATCAACAACAGTTTTAGATAAAAGAACTCCATTTTATGTTCCTTTTATTCTATTATTACCTGCTTTAATATTAATTTTCATGTTCACTATTGTTCCAATGATTTATAACATCATAAACTCATTTTCTGATAGTGTTACATTAAAATTCACACTTAAAAACTATATTCAAACTTTTTCATCATTAGAATATGCTATAGGTTTTAGAAACTCATTTATTTATGGAATTTTAGTTTTACCATTTGTTTTAATGATTTCTTTAGTTATTTCATCCGTTATAGCTAAACTTTATAGAAAATGAGCAAGAGGATTCTGACAAACAGTATTCTTTATGCCATATATTACTAATGGTGTTGCCATCTCACTTACATTTATTCAAGTTTTTGAACAAAAAGGTGTTTTAAACCAAATTATAGGTACTGACATCGCTTGATTAAAAGAGGGCTCACCGGATGGTTTTCATGCAGTTATTGCATTAATAATTAACGGAGTATGAAGTGGATTAGCATTTAATATTCTTATTTTTACTACAGCTATGCTTTCGGTAGATAAAAATTTATACCACTCAGCTTCAATTGACGGTACTGGAGGAGTAAAACAATTCTTCTCAATTACTTTACCATCGATCAAATCTACCATTAACTTTTTAATAACACTGGGAATAATTGGCGGAATTAAAGTTTTCCCACTTGCATTATTTGAGAATAAACCTACTGATGCTACAGCTAATGGTGCGTCAACATTGATGTTATACATCTATCAAAAAACTCAAGAAGGAAACATATATATTTCTGGAGCATCAAGTATAGCATTATTTATTATTGGAGTTACATTCTCATCAATCATACGTGGTGGATTCTTTGCGGCACAAACTACATTAAATTACTTAGGAGAAAGAAATGTTTGAGTTAAAGTTGAAATGACAAAACATACTAATAAAGAGACGCTTAAGAAAAAATAA
- a CDS encoding ATP-binding cassette domain-containing protein — MEKQQNIKNKYSMSLLTEEQIEIIEKLSEDSDNRDQGEIPAIELKNLYIDFGETLAVDDVSFKIPEGKLVTLLGPSGSGKSTTLNAIAGLLTPTSGKILFRGKDVTSFSPQKRKLGFVFQNYALYPHMSVYANIAFPLKNDSAWKNNVVFKKNLAKNKILEIYLRKLGATSEEIQELHTAHKWTKTISEELTFRLNNINAKLSSELEVAQSRYKLVSVHENSELSKLAKDILKNQSLTKKETKQKIKLVKEKFKENKNSGLVQSNLTHSEVLQNLDKKLLKFNPSKNIDEIKKQIENVQSAILSLTSVEFDNLLLSERIKVIKAEGKLISLVMKYKYQINSLKIREKYKEKKIVEKNNYEKARVDYKLAYAENEELKTLKSYDKTLAKLVRNNYNHVKKTLLSKYPTLDKVMKEDASQGRQMLDTNEKEAIKEYTKDIVSIRQAIHNEVMEVAKRVEIIPILQKKPTRLSGGQQQRVSIARAIVKKPQILLMDEPLSNLDAKLRISTRQWIREIQQSLGITTVFVTHDQEEAMSISDIVICMSMARVQQMGSPMELYNRPKNQFVARFLGMPEMGLFPAKYEKGEIYIDKTVISNIDIKDKESAQLNIGVRSEDFEIVKTKSRADFIGIVKVVENFGKESKLIVDVPNIGKINFLLDNRMHYELGQDIYFNLPKDRLHIFDAITEERLQYEVKK; from the coding sequence ATGGAAAAACAACAAAATATTAAAAATAAATACTCAATGTCTTTACTAACTGAAGAACAAATTGAAATTATTGAAAAACTTTCTGAAGATTCTGATAATAGAGATCAAGGGGAAATTCCTGCAATCGAACTTAAAAACTTATACATAGATTTTGGTGAAACATTGGCCGTTGATGATGTTAGTTTTAAGATTCCAGAAGGAAAATTAGTTACACTTCTTGGGCCATCAGGTTCTGGTAAGTCTACTACATTAAATGCTATAGCTGGACTTCTTACACCAACATCAGGTAAAATTTTATTCAGAGGAAAAGATGTTACTAGCTTTTCACCACAAAAAAGAAAACTTGGTTTTGTGTTCCAAAACTACGCACTTTATCCACATATGTCTGTTTATGCAAATATAGCATTCCCTCTTAAAAATGACTCTGCTTGAAAAAACAATGTAGTTTTCAAAAAGAATTTAGCAAAAAATAAAATATTAGAAATCTATCTTAGAAAATTAGGGGCAACTAGCGAAGAAATTCAAGAACTTCACACAGCACATAAATGAACAAAAACTATTTCTGAAGAACTTACTTTTAGATTAAATAATATTAATGCTAAATTATCAAGCGAATTAGAAGTAGCACAAAGTAGATATAAATTAGTTTCTGTTCACGAAAATTCAGAATTATCAAAACTTGCAAAAGATATTCTTAAAAATCAATCATTAACTAAAAAAGAAACAAAACAAAAAATTAAGTTAGTTAAAGAAAAATTCAAGGAAAATAAAAACTCAGGATTAGTTCAATCTAATTTAACACATTCTGAAGTATTACAAAATCTTGATAAAAAATTATTGAAATTTAATCCATCAAAAAATATTGATGAAATCAAAAAACAAATCGAAAATGTTCAATCAGCTATTTTATCTTTAACATCGGTTGAATTTGATAATTTATTACTTTCTGAAAGAATTAAAGTAATTAAAGCAGAAGGTAAACTTATTTCACTTGTAATGAAATATAAATACCAAATTAATTCTTTAAAAATTAGAGAAAAATACAAAGAAAAAAAAATAGTTGAGAAAAACAATTATGAAAAAGCAAGAGTTGATTATAAATTGGCTTATGCTGAAAATGAAGAGTTAAAAACATTAAAATCTTACGATAAAACATTAGCAAAATTAGTAAGAAATAACTATAATCACGTTAAGAAAACTTTATTATCTAAGTATCCAACATTGGATAAAGTTATGAAAGAAGATGCTTCTCAAGGTCGTCAAATGTTAGACACAAATGAAAAAGAAGCTATCAAGGAATATACAAAAGACATTGTATCTATTCGTCAAGCAATTCATAATGAAGTTATGGAAGTTGCAAAACGTGTTGAAATAATTCCTATCCTTCAAAAGAAACCTACTCGTTTATCAGGTGGTCAACAACAACGTGTATCAATTGCACGTGCCATTGTTAAAAAACCTCAAATATTATTAATGGATGAACCTCTTTCAAACTTAGACGCGAAGTTACGTATTTCTACTCGTCAATGAATTCGTGAAATTCAGCAATCTCTTGGAATTACAACTGTTTTTGTTACACATGATCAAGAAGAAGCTATGAGTATTAGCGATATAGTTATCTGTATGTCTATGGCTAGAGTTCAACAAATGGGTTCACCAATGGAACTTTATAATAGACCTAAAAACCAGTTCGTCGCTAGATTTTTAGGGATGCCTGAAATGGGTCTATTCCCTGCTAAATATGAAAAAGGTGAAATTTATATCGATAAAACAGTTATATCAAATATCGATATTAAAGATAAAGAAAGTGCACAACTTAACATAGGTGTACGTTCAGAAGATTTTGAAATAGTTAAAACAAAATCTAGAGCTGACTTTATAGGTATAGTAAAAGTTGTTGAAAACTTTGGAAAAGAAAGTAAATTAATTGTTGACGTTCCAAATATCGGTAAAATTAATTTCTTACTTGATAATAGAATGCACTATGAATTAGGACAAGACATTTACTTCAATCTTCCAAAAGATAGACTTCACATTTTTGACGCAATAACTGAAGAGAGATTACAATATGAAGTTAAAAAGTAA